Proteins from one Elgaria multicarinata webbii isolate HBS135686 ecotype San Diego chromosome 3, rElgMul1.1.pri, whole genome shotgun sequence genomic window:
- the LOC134397007 gene encoding CD209 antigen-like protein E: protein MAHGCLARARSTSSSYEPIPGMRARRVTTTIMQVSMSLQKQYGNLKLTWEELKTNSSRKMLNLKSYLCLKGEETNMKNDVKCALCPTNWYLIGGTCYYISKGSKSWQESKMFCDARNSTLLILNEENKKWIKESLLDAPNTYLWIGIYKDKSGQWFWVNGTPFVTTPKWFHPGSKEAECAYLYYRESVYTTAECNSHQYQWICEKAAAELSV, encoded by the exons ATGGCCCATGGATGCCTGGCAAGAGCTCGCAGCACCTCTTCTTCCTACGAGCCTATCCCAGGCATGAGAGCACGAAGAGTGACTACTACCA TTATGCAGGTTTCCATGAGCTTGCAAAAACAGTATGGAAACCTCAAGTTAACTTGGGAAGAGCTGAAAACTAATTCATCAAGGAAAATGTTAAACTTGAAATCATATTTGTGTCTGAAAGGAGAAGAAACAAACATGAAGAATG ATGTAaagtgtgcactctgccccacaAATTGGTATTTGATTGGAGGCACGTGCTACTACATTTCAAAAGGGTCAAAGTCTTGGCAAGAAAGTAAGATGTTCTGTGATGCAAGGAATTCCACCCTCCTGATCCTAAACGAGGAAAACAAAAAATGG ATAAAAGAATCCCTTCTAGATGCACCCAACACATATCTTTGGATTGGAATATATAAGGATAAAAGTGGCCAGTGGTTTTGGGTCAACGGAACACCTTTTGTGACGACTCCCAAATG GTTTCACCCAGGCTCTAAGGAAGCGGAATGTGCTTATCTGTACTACAGAGAGAGCGTGTATACCACAGCAGAGTGTAATTCTCATCAATATCAGTGGATATGTGAGAAGGCAGCCGCTGAACTGTCCGTATAG
- the LOC134397008 gene encoding olfactory receptor 10T2-like, which yields MGRENQTVVMTEFILAGFSSFPKLQIMLFVLFSLMYVVTLAGNIVIITTIRLDHSLHTPMYFFLSILSFSEICYTLIIIPNMLANLLRERKTISFVGCATQMCIFLGFGCANCMLLAVMGYDRYVSVCKPLHYQVLMNQRFCTKLVAFSATTGFLFSISESIIIFTLPFCGPNKINHFFCDLAPLLALACDRNYIGEIVIFIICFLVVFCSFLFILLSYILILNAILKIPTAAGKHKAFSTCASHLIVVIVHFGCASIIYLRPKSRYTLDEDTLISVSYTMVTPLLNPLVYSLRNKDVQIALKKALGKSACTQGI from the coding sequence ATGGGAAGAGAAAACCAAACAGTGGTGATGACAGAATTCATCCTAGCTGGCTTTTCCAGTTTCCCAAAGCTACAGATTATGTTGTTTGTATTGTTCTCCCTCATGTACGTGGTAACTTTAGCTGGAAATATCGTCATCATCACTACAATAAGGCTTGACCACAGTCTTCACACCCCCATGTATTTCTTCCTCTCCATCCTCTCCTTTTCAGAAATCTGCTACACGCTCATCATTATCCCTAACATGCTTGCAAACCTTCTAAGAGAAAGGAAGACTATTTCATTTGTGGGCTGTGCCACTCAGATGTGCATTTTCCTGGGCTTTGGCTGTGCAAATTGTATGCTTCTGGCAGTGATGGGGTACGATAGATATGTGTCCGTATGCAAGCCTTTACATTATCAGGTTCTCATGAATCAAAGATTCTGTACCAAACTAGTTGCTTTTTCAGCAACAACTGGATTTCTTTTTTCCATATCAGAGTCAATAATCATATTTACTTTGCCTTTCTGTGGACCAAATAAAATCAACCACTTCTTTTGTGATTTAGCACCTTTGCTTGCACTAGCCTGTGACAGAAACTATATAGGAGAGattgtcatttttattatttgttttttggTGGTGTTTTGCTCCTTCCTGTTCATACTTCTCTCATATATTTTAATCCTAAATGCTATCTTGAAAATCCCCACTGCAGCTGGGAAGCACAAGGCCTTTTCTACTTGTGCCTCTCACCTTATTGTGGTCATTGTGCACTTTGGATGTGCTTCCATTATCTACCtaaggcccaaatccagatacACTTTGGATGAAGACACTTTGATTTCTGTCTCTTACACAATGGTGACGCCCTTGTTGAACCCCCTGGTTTACAGCCTGAGAAACAAAGATGTCCAAATAGCACTCAAGAAAGCCCTTGGCAAAAGCGCCTGCACCCAAGGAATCTGA
- the OLR1 gene encoding oxidized low-density lipoprotein receptor 1, translating into MAEEVTYADLKFNTLEQNKEEEFQETITSESPSVSHHWRPAAVILGMVCLGLLGAAATMGFKVMQASQRVSNQNENLTLQKEMLETLFTKLNVLQAQNLNLSETVQRLSYYRGLQCSPCPERWQQRGEKCYFFSAKWNSWEESKAQCTTLNSRLLKIESKEELEFILASAQAYNSYWIGLFRSRAGGPWSWEDNSTLVTDLFNIPDVGSSNYPICVSIQGGNLIASDCLGYRFCICEKVTDPANPGHH; encoded by the exons ATGGCTGAAGAAGTGACCTACGCTGACTTGAAGTTCAATACTTTAGAGCAGAACAAGGAGGAGGAATTCCAGGAAACCA TTACTTCTGAATCTCCCTCAGTATCTCATCACTGGCGACCTGCAGCAGTGATTCTTGGGATGGTCTGCCTGGGTCTGCTTGGAGCAGCTGCCACTATGGGATTCAAGG TTATGCAGGCCTCCCAAAGAGTAAGCAATCAGAATGAAAACCTGACCCTGCAGAAAGAGATGTTAGAAACCCTATTCACAAAGCTGAATGTTCTTCAAGCCCAGAATCTAAACCTTTCGGAGACTGTGCAACGGCTGTCATACTACAGAG GCCTTCAATGCAGCCCTTGCCCAGAGAGGTGGCAACAGCGTGGAGAGAAATGCTACTTCTTTTCAGCTAAGTGGAACTCTTGGGAAGAAAGCAAAGCTCAATGCACTACCCTTAACTCCAGACTTCTTAAAATAGAGAGTAAGGAAGAGCTG GAGTTCATACTTGCATCAGCACAGGCCTATAATTCTTACTGGATTGGATTATTCCGCAGCAGAGCTGGTGGGCCGTGGTCCTGGGAGGACAATAGCACCTTGGTTACTGACTT GTTTAACATTCCAGATGTTGGCTCCAGTAATTATCCCATCTGTGTATCGATTCAGGGTGGGAATCTAATTGCTTCTGATTGTTTGGGGTACCGGTTCTGCATCTGTGAGAAAGTGACAGATCCAGCAAATCCTGGCCATCATTAA